Within the Cotesia glomerata isolate CgM1 linkage group LG6, MPM_Cglom_v2.3, whole genome shotgun sequence genome, the region GATATCTACATGCAGTCTATCAAAAAAGCTAGAATTTTGATGAAAGGATTAATTGCTTACACTACTTTGACTGAAATAATATGGTACTTCAAACCATTGGTTATAATATGTAAGCATACTTatgatacaaaaattaatagacatgttacaatttttttaatatttaataatttttttcttctttgcaGCGGAAAACTCGGTTGACGAAAACAACAAAACGATCTATATTTTACCATACGAAATTTGGTGGTTTTATGAAATAGAATCTACGAAAGGTTTTCTTTTTGCATACGTACTTCTTCTGCCGACGCCTTTTCTTGCTTCGGTAGGTAGTATAGGAGCAGTTTGCTTCGTTATTTTCTTCGTATTCTACATTAGTGGAAGGATGGCGATACTAACGGGAAGGATCGACGCACTTGAAAGTGACAAAGAAAACACCAGAAGCGAACTCACAAAAATAATTGCCGAGCACAGAAAATTATTAGAGTAAATATTGATTAGtgaatcaaattttaattttatgtttttagaatttctttacattaaatatttgtaatatttttttaagaatggGCGAAGAGGTAACAGACGCTTACAGAATTCTTTTACTGGTTTACTTCCTAAGcgtaaattttatgttatgtATTCTTggctataaattattaatagtaagtatatttatgtttttttggtagttaaatcttattaatatccaaaaaaatttaacagagTTTCATGACTAATAATGTGGTTGAAATAgtacaatatacaatatattttattgaaatgtaCACTATGTTGGCTATTTATTGTATGATAAGTGAGCATCTTACTTCTGAGGTAATTATACATCgcataaaattaagaataataataattaaatttttttttaattattaacgtaGAGCCTGAAATGCGGGGAAGCATTTTACCAATGTCCTTGGTACAATTTCCCTCTAGATTGCACCAAAGacattatctttattattgcCAGATCTCAAAGACCTTTGGGACTACAAGCTGGTAAATTTACGACCTTTAGCAGCGTTACATTAACGGATGTTAGTTcataatattactatttttattgcttggatggttttattgaaatgaaataaaatttatttttgacagGTGTCAAAAACAGCCGCCGGGTATTTATCAGTTCTTCGGAACTTTTTGATTATTGAAGATTAAACTAGTCTCTTTAAAGCTTCttggaaaaattgttatctgcatattaaatatatatgacaTGTTGATGACATTGATATTATAGCCTTGAATAGTTACCAATAAAATGCACCGATTAAATCTTAAGAATCataatctaaaaattgaaGTTAGTACCAGAAAAGTATAAgtgacgataaaaattttttattagtatattCTTTGTCACTTATTCTTTTGCAGTtctaatgaattaatttattaaattaattattccacaaaattaattaataatataaaattattaaaacttatttattacCGTTTGAAAATATAGgaggattaaaaaaatttcctagcGCACAAAATGTTGATGAAAATAACGAATACATTATACACTTTTGGaggaaatattaaaattggggtttaatattcaaatcggtaaaaaaataagtaattaaattacttatgACCATGTAAAAAGATGCATTATATAACAAAATATCTATCAGCAATCTGGGCTAACACAgcgaattttaattaaactaagGTAAGCACCACTTGTTAAATTACGccaataatattttacttagCTACTGTTGAATAAACTCTGGACTTACTCATAGAAGAATACTTGAAGAATAATGCGCAGCTGTTAAACATATAAAATTCAGTCTAGGcaggtaattttttcaaaggtGTGTAAAGAAGGGTCGCTgttgaaataaaagttttgccaaattaaaaaagttatggagAGTACCTTTAATTATATGGTAGGGCCAGGATCTACACCCTCTTTTGTCTACCTCGGAGTTTGTCACAAGCttattttcatcatttatGCTTCGACCATTGAGGTAAGGAAACATGAAACGAATAAATTACGGGGCGAGAACGATGAAAAGAGTAAGTGAGAATAgcgtttagtttttttttaataaaactaaagaCTGACAATTGCTCATCAGGATCAAGAAGCATTGAATTACTATTCATTTAGTCTATTTACGTGTTATTATACTTCTGAAGTGGTGCTAACAATCACAGACATGTATAAATCAGTCAACAATActgaaaagtttattaataatgttaCGGAGTCTTTGGAAATTGTGCTCGTATACGTCCGTATGTTATTGCTTCGCTTCAATATTTTTAGTCTTGGTGAAATATATTCGCAAATATTCAAAGATTACAACGTCAGTGATTTCAAAAATTCTGAAGAAATTGAAGTATTTATgcagtttattaataaaggTATATTTTTGGTGAGAGGATTCGCCAATTTCATGATAGGAACCGAAGCCGTTTGGTACTTCAGTTCATTAGCAGCAACACGTAAGTATTATCATTAACTTGCATTTGAGCAAGATCACGTCAACTGGACCCCCTATTTTCCACTagatcatgaaaattaagttcatgtatcttttttataagtatataccaagataaaatgatccccgaaacgatttttaaaaatttcgattttaacaataattttttttacaacgaaaattttaggtacttttaattaaaaaatggattgtaaatcaaccgttaaagttaaattaatggggcttgaaggatttgtttttgaaatgtttatattttaataaaatattaataactaaaaattatttgtttattctcatattgttaattaacttctaagttaacaaatgaaaatttcactgacttctcggtgaaaaaatgaagtttttttttatcggttacatgcgttatttattaaagtttaagattttagaaaaaaatttctctgcTCGCCGAGCGCCAGGCGCTGTCAGAATACCGCGCCGTCGAACGTCAGACTATGTTATAGcttcgattaattataattaaaaataacaattaaaaatataactatcaaacaaattttattattattatgatcaatattatgactaataaaataagtaaattctctattattaaagaaaaatagaaaaaacgaactagtaataaatattaaattttgtagacatttgttaactttattttatttttttttttaaaacttgatcaataaaaacttttttatcttccgacacattattatattattaatctttatatatatattttctctgtgcgtgtgtttgtcactgaactttttctaaacggctggaccaattttaatgaaactttttGTGTGTCTTTAGGTGGATTCGAAaatggtttagattcacaattcagtccacggaaaaatgtttatttaattaaatttttatttataaattgttcttgATCTTGGAATGTTTTACATTGGATCTGACAGACAGTATCGAATAttcatttgagaaaaaaaattataatcgaaattcaaaaaaattttgtgtaattgTGTTAAAATCAATCAGGTGCTAATTGAAATATgtcattataataacgttttaataataattttcatcaaaacggtccaaactgtaacagctcattcaaataaacttgaaattttttaatttaagacgtgtgtacaAGAAAACGTCTGTCTGGTCCGCTAGtaataatatagtaatatattactatattattaataataatataataatgtttcggaagataaaaaagtttttattaaccaagtttaaaaaaaaaaataaaataaagttaacaaatgtctacaaaatttaatatttaatactagTTCGTTtcttctatttttctttaataatagagaatttacttattttattagtcataatattgatcataataataataaaatttgtttgataattatattcttaattgttatttttaattataattactcgAAGCTGTTACATAGTCTGACGTTCGACGGCGCGGTATTCTAACAGCGCCTGGCGCTCGGCGCgctgtgataaataaatttatattgtttaaaaaaatcgcgagcagtgaaatttttttctgaaatcttaaactttaataaataacgcatgtaaccgataaaaaaaaacttcattttttcaccgagaagtcagtgaaattttcatttgttaacttaaaagttaattaacaatatgataataaacaaataatttttagttattaatattttattaaaatacaaacattttaaaaacaaatccttcAAGTCCCATTAATTTGACTTTAACGGTTGATTtacaatccattttttaattaaaagtacctaaaattttcattgtaaaaaaaattattgttaaaatcgaaatttttaaaaatcgtttcggggatcattttatcttggtatatacttataaaaaaaatacatgaatttaattttcataatcaaGTGGAAAATAGGGGGTCCAGTTGACGTGATCTTGCtcatttataaaaactcaTACGTGTTGATTTCTTCTAATTgctttgtaaattttattacagctGAGTTCTTCATTGATGATAACAAtcaaacaatatttatcattccctacaaactttattttttccatgaaataAATAGCTTGACGCGTTATTATTTGACATTCTTATGCATTATGCCTTCGATTTGGGCCTTTGGCTTCGGATATGTGTCAGTGGATTCCACTTTGATTTCTCTGCTCTTTTATATCAGTGGAAAGATGGCTGTGTTGACAATGAGGATTGACGCGCTCGAAAACGGCCCTAATTCCAGGAAGaaactcaataaaataatcgcCGAGCACTGTAAATTATTGAAGTAATTATTCCacttaaaattgattaatttaataagagTTTATAAGTACaaacaattttattgtttgaagAATGGGAGATGGCGTTAAAGATGCTTATAGTATCAGCTCCTTGGTATATctaataaatatcttaattATTTGTGTACTAGGCTATCAAATATTAGTAGTAAGTAGTACAActattaatcataaatttatattatttttccttaaaaaaaatcattgtaattaacattaattaaaaatcctaACGTAAATAGTGTTACATGACCCGGGAAATAATTTCACATTCATTGTGCTTGTTGGGAATTTTATTTCACGGTGAGTATTTTCTAAAGGTGAGcaatcttatatttttttgtactgTCTATTGTACTTGAAGTTTTCCTTCAATTTGTGTTCAATTATCGCCCATAGATTTCGATCAACTTGCATCCAAATGTCGCTTACCGTAAAACTTACTCAAACTACTGAAGACGAACTAGTATAGTGCTACACAGGCTATCTGGGCTGCTTTCCAAGAAATAATTGTTCTTATAGGTCACAAAAACTGCGATAGTacattgagaaattttttaattaatgaatgattataaaattattcaccaataaaattttttctcaaactgttatttacatttttaaataaatgaatagaaataataagttatactttataaattataggtGATTATTTGCAAGTAGGATCAAATCATGCTAGcccatattaaatatttttttttttttgatcaaattgatcaatttttttttaaattgttcattttttatgtacttttaaaaaataaaaatacatcaaaaaaagataaaataaaaattttatccaaaaatatgaaagccaaaatttttttcaacttttaaaggcaaagaaactatcgaaatctttatttttttcttttatgacattttttatcatcaatgcgccgtaaaaacaacactgatagaaggatttatttgtattaaaaaatattttttaataattaacaaatcatttattcgaggccactttttagtattaaacaaatatttcttagtatttaaaataatttgtttgtatttaataaatctgatattcatttattaaatattaataaatctttttaaatactaagaaatatttgtttaatactaaaaagtggtcgctaataaaagatttgttaaatattaacaaacatttttaactatagacaaatccttttatcagtgaaacagaatcaaaaaaaaatttgaaaatgttaatttttcacctataTGGCCCAAAATGAGGTTTACCCCacttgaaaataattaccaaatcaTATAGTAtaactcataataataataaaatcataataatagtaaaactCATAAATCTTATAGTATAACttccaaaaaaatacattttagaACATAAGTTAAAAACTCttaaatcttcaaaaattaatctaatcTCTATGAGTCAATTCCGGTGttgatttattgaattatctagatcacaaaataattttactcaagtaaaattatattttgttataaaataagcacctgtatttttattttcacaacAAAAGTGTactaaattattgaaaaacaaaTAGCCCGTGCCAAagttcaattattaaataactttgaaaatactaatttaaaactttaaaccATGTGAAGAAATAGATTGTTTAAACTTGTAGGCAGCCAGATCACGTCAATACTGATTGTAGTTACACTCTGGCTCCTAGTTATAGAACTGCACTCAAAGAACGCTGTGTAGAAACTGCGCAAGCTTAAaccaaaagtttaaaaaagttttatagcAGACAATATTCACTATGCAGGAAGTGCTTTCCTGCAAATAAAAGTTTGTTCAAAAACAAACAATAAAGTAACTTTTAATTGCACAGTATAGCCAGGGTGTATACCCAGTTTTGTTTACCTCGGAGTTTGTCGCGAGCTCTCTCCCATCATTTATGCTCCAACTATCAAGGGAAGAAAACATGGAAAGTGTGAGTTTACAACTGTCTTTTtacttcaataaaatttataaacgttttatcaattataggAGCAGAAAAAGTTGGATGAAGGTCTTGAAGCATTCGCATGGACTAAAAGAATATCAAGAATTATGGGACTTTGGCCTTTAGCTcccaattattatttattttactttcacGTACTATATTTTAGTTGTGCAATAATTCTCCAAGTGATAGATCTTTATGGATCAATTGACGACGCAGATAAGCTTATTGATAACTTCACTGAGAATTTAGCTTCAACGATCGTCTACGTGCGAATTGTGATGCTTCGTGTGCATAATTATCAAACTGGAAAATTACTGTCTCAAGTAATTGAAGATTACAATGtcaatgtttttaaaaactctTATGAAATTGAAGTGTTTATGAAGTATGTTAATAAGGGTAGATTTCTTTTAAAAGGtttgagtatttttattatttcttcagagtttttttattacctCGATCCATTGTTATCTTCATTgtgtaagtattttattttttaaggacgTTCATGCGTAGAACttgatcaattatttaaaataaataatagtttaaaaaaactaaaaacacgctttttatagaaaaccaaactaaaaaatagaaaataaatttaaattaagaatagtgttaaaaatttcaataaatataaattaataatagtgtaaataaaaaaatgtattttattttaaaaaaagcgtggggtgcatggtgtcaatagttataaatattttattgacagatatgagtaacgtgattatcattttgataatatcttaaaaagcaccccacgctttttttaaaataaaatacatttttttatttacactattattaatttatatttattgaaatttttaacactattcttaatttaaatttattttctatttttagtttggttttctataaaaagcgtgttttagtttttaaactattatttatttttactttttagtttggtttatttataaaagcgtgattttttagtttttttaaactattatttgttgattatcaaaaatattcaggcgcgcaaattacccacggagagttacatactgacatactgacatactgacatacaagtgaagctaataaaaaataattatttataaatattataaatacggggaatcagagttcgatttcggagagcgagcctgagaaacggctaccagaaccaaggaaggccgcaggcgcgcagattacccacggagagttactgacatactgacaaactgacatacaagtgaagctaatataaagcgtgtaaaaattattaacgattaataattagatttttatctaatacaaCCTCATGATAGATCAGCAttgttttgaatttaaaattataaaatttatattattaaagtagataccataataaataatgttttaaaaaattaattgacttATGCAGTTTTTGTAAATGCATTAAAAAGAtagtgtttaattaattatttaatattatttcactTGGTATAATGAACGTTCTTTAGGGGAGGGGGGGAGAGAGGTTTTAAAGGTGAAAAAAAGcatatttttgtgatttttttgcGGCGACATGAgtagtataattttattaaatttaatcacatATTATTGTACAACTTTTAAAGTatgtcagaaaaaattttaatgaaaaatattgatatataCGCCAGTGACGTTGAATCTCCGGAGAtgccttgaaaaaaaaaagcgttTTGCGGcgaatatatattataactcGTTACCGTATcatctgaaacaaaaaaattgatatgcaTTTTGAAGGGGATGTATTTCTCGAGGTAATCagaaagagttttttttttctatttttttgcagcacttaaaagtaaaaagcgcgattttagctaaaaaaaatcggggttaatttgttattaaaaaatagaaaaaaatggaaaaaaaaaattaggatgacggttgactctaaatgccatccctgcaacttcccgctcattttgtacttaagcgctcaaatttatacattacgtttttaatataatataataattttaatataatttttgtgtcattttaagctcttcgagctccaaactctaatagcagtttaatgaaacacaattttttgaattttcaaacggcaataacttttgaatgaataaaccgattttcacgcggttggc harbors:
- the LOC123267814 gene encoding uncharacterized protein LOC123267814 isoform X2, yielding MKRINYGARTMKRDQEALNYYSFSLFTCYYTSEVVLTITDMYKSVNNTEKFINNVTESLEIVLVYVRMLLLRFNIFSLGEIYSQIFKDYNVSDFKNSEEIEVFMQFINKGIFLVRGFANFMIGTEAVWYFSSLAATPEFFIDDNNQTIFIIPYKLYFFHEINSLTRYYLTFLCIMPSIWAFGFGYVSVDSTLISLLFYISGKMAVLTMRIDALENGPNSRKKLNKIIAEHCKLLKMGDGVKDAYSISSLVYLINILIICVLGYQILVCYMTREIISHSLCLLGILFHDFDQLASKCRLP
- the LOC123267814 gene encoding uncharacterized protein LOC123267814 isoform X1; the protein is MKRINYGARTMKRDQEALNYYSFSLFTCYYTSEVVLTITDMYKSVNNTEKFINNVTESLEIVLVYVRMLLLRFNIFSLGEIYSQIFKDYNVSDFKNSEEIEVFMQFINKGIFLVRGFANFMIGTEAVWYFSSLAATPEFFIDDNNQTIFIIPYKLYFFHEINSLTRYYLTFLCIMPSIWAFGFGYVSVDSTLISLLFYISGKMAVLTMRIDALENGPNSRKKLNKIIAEHCKLLKMGDGVKDAYSISSLVYLINILIICVLGYQILVCYMTREIISHSLCLLGILFHGEYFLKISINLHPNVAYRKTYSNY